From a single Prosthecobacter sp. genomic region:
- a CDS encoding VWA domain-containing protein, producing the protein MDWESPKLLLLILPAVALLLWIESRSSHPMSGLRKRLLLVARAIGVMLALAALAGPARVTQTGRKALGIVVDASQSMGTEGLAKSLAEAARVRSALGSGIDSFVVQLGSQPELLPEASNPAMQIEWQKKNGGDSHYAAAIEYAEAMFPPGVSRNILIIGDGHETRGSLLNAAREAAVSGIKLHALPVSGQRRPDARMIALTPNRTRLFEGASLSLKAVFESTIEGSGTLKLYENGIEVEKRPVTLKPGATQEIIFTRTPSTRNTFQYRAVLEGIQGDTLPGNDSALAIVDVRGRLRLLYIESDASEARYLMQAMEKEGIELDLRQPGNLAITFDQLGGYDGVILSDVPAHQLGEPLMNALRDYVDKLGGGLVMLGGPGSFGVGGYYRTPIEDVLPVRLKAPDEEEKQSAAVAIVMDRSGSMAGEKLEMAKSAAIATAEVLGHNDSLGVWAFDSEAHVVAPMTRLTSTNAVSGQIAAVASGGGTNLQPAFQLAREALLRTKARVKHMIILTDGQTAGAGYEQLASQCRGEGLTISTVAIGEGSHVALLQAIASSGAGQSYSTIDASGITRIFTQDTLMHTGRMIREEPFIPELKEKHSILAGFEKWDSPTLLGYVKTTRRTSAQVPLVTETGDPLLAHWRFGLGKATAFTSDAKSRWASLWIARWSGYGRFWSQVLRETARASQGRLMDLSARMEGDDARISVDLLADAGTRANNAVVEAEVFHVAADALGAPMKAVQKLALRQDAPGTYTSDFKPTQAGVYLIRAQSGAEMVTTGLIHNPSTESSLGTVNETLLQEAARITGGDYLVDSSRLPNLETTKAVQHEELWPPLLLALLFIFLIDTAIRRWEHVVGLWQLVPIRKAV; encoded by the coding sequence TTGGACTGGGAATCACCAAAACTCCTCCTGCTCATCCTGCCCGCAGTCGCGCTGCTGCTGTGGATCGAGTCGCGTTCATCGCATCCGATGTCCGGTTTGCGCAAGCGGCTGCTGCTCGTGGCGCGTGCCATTGGCGTGATGCTGGCGCTCGCCGCACTGGCGGGTCCGGCGCGTGTGACACAGACGGGCCGGAAGGCGTTGGGCATCGTCGTGGATGCCAGCCAGAGCATGGGCACGGAAGGATTGGCCAAATCCCTCGCCGAAGCCGCCCGTGTGCGTTCGGCTCTCGGCAGCGGGATTGATTCGTTTGTCGTCCAACTTGGCTCGCAGCCGGAACTTCTGCCCGAAGCGAGCAACCCGGCGATGCAGATTGAGTGGCAGAAGAAAAACGGCGGCGACAGCCACTACGCCGCCGCCATCGAGTATGCGGAGGCCATGTTTCCTCCCGGAGTGAGCCGCAACATCCTGATCATTGGGGACGGCCACGAGACACGCGGAAGTTTGCTCAATGCAGCACGCGAGGCGGCTGTTTCTGGCATCAAACTGCACGCGCTGCCAGTTTCCGGGCAGCGCAGGCCGGATGCGCGCATGATTGCGCTCACACCGAACCGCACGCGCTTGTTTGAAGGCGCGAGCTTGAGTCTGAAGGCCGTGTTTGAGAGCACCATCGAAGGCAGCGGCACGCTGAAGCTGTACGAAAACGGCATCGAGGTCGAAAAGCGGCCTGTGACGCTCAAACCCGGCGCGACGCAGGAGATCATCTTCACTCGCACACCTTCGACGCGGAACACCTTCCAATACCGCGCCGTGCTGGAGGGCATTCAAGGCGACACGCTGCCTGGAAACGACAGTGCGCTGGCCATCGTGGATGTGCGCGGGCGGTTGCGACTGCTTTACATCGAGTCCGATGCCAGCGAGGCACGCTACCTGATGCAGGCGATGGAAAAGGAGGGCATCGAGCTTGATCTGCGCCAGCCGGGCAATCTCGCGATCACGTTTGATCAACTCGGCGGTTACGACGGCGTCATCCTCTCCGATGTGCCCGCGCATCAGTTGGGCGAGCCGCTCATGAACGCGCTGCGCGATTATGTCGATAAACTCGGCGGCGGCCTTGTGATGCTTGGCGGACCGGGGTCGTTCGGCGTGGGAGGGTATTACCGAACGCCGATTGAAGATGTGCTGCCCGTGCGCTTGAAAGCACCGGATGAAGAGGAGAAACAAAGCGCGGCTGTCGCCATCGTGATGGACCGCTCCGGCTCCATGGCCGGTGAGAAACTCGAAATGGCCAAGAGCGCGGCGATTGCGACGGCTGAAGTGCTCGGACACAACGATTCGCTCGGCGTGTGGGCCTTCGACTCCGAAGCGCACGTCGTCGCGCCGATGACACGACTGACTTCAACGAACGCCGTGTCGGGACAGATCGCCGCTGTGGCCTCCGGTGGCGGCACGAACTTGCAGCCCGCGTTTCAACTCGCCCGTGAGGCGCTGCTGCGAACAAAGGCACGCGTGAAACACATGATCATCCTCACCGACGGTCAGACCGCCGGTGCAGGTTACGAACAGCTCGCATCGCAATGCCGCGGCGAAGGTCTCACCATTTCTACTGTCGCGATCGGCGAAGGTTCGCACGTGGCGCTGCTCCAGGCCATCGCCTCCAGTGGTGCTGGCCAGTCCTATTCCACCATCGATGCCAGCGGCATCACGCGCATCTTCACGCAGGACACGCTCATGCACACGGGCCGCATGATCCGGGAGGAGCCGTTCATTCCTGAACTGAAGGAAAAACACTCCATCCTCGCCGGATTCGAGAAGTGGGACTCGCCCACGCTGCTCGGCTACGTCAAAACCACGCGCCGCACCTCGGCGCAAGTGCCGCTCGTCACTGAAACCGGCGATCCGCTGCTCGCGCACTGGCGTTTTGGCCTCGGCAAGGCGACTGCGTTTACTTCCGATGCGAAAAGCCGCTGGGCCTCACTGTGGATCGCGCGTTGGAGCGGTTACGGACGCTTCTGGTCGCAGGTGCTGCGTGAAACAGCCCGCGCCTCGCAAGGTCGGCTCATGGATTTGTCCGCACGCATGGAAGGTGATGACGCGCGCATCAGCGTCGATCTCCTCGCCGATGCCGGCACGCGGGCGAACAACGCCGTCGTCGAAGCCGAGGTTTTTCATGTGGCCGCCGATGCGCTCGGCGCACCGATGAAGGCCGTGCAAAAGCTCGCGCTGCGGCAGGACGCGCCCGGCACCTACACCAGCGATTTCAAACCGACTCAGGCAGGCGTGTATCTCATCCGCGCCCAATCGGGAGCCGAAATGGTCACCACCGGCCTCATTCACAATCCCTCCACCGAATCCAGTCTCGGCACCGTGAATGAAACACTGCTCCAAGAAGCCGCCCGCATCACCGGAGGCGATTATCTGGTCGATTCATCGCGTCTGCCCAATCTCGAAACCACCAAGGCCGTGCAACACGAAGAACTCTGGCCGCCGCTGCTGCTCGCGCTGCTGTTCATCTTCCTCATCGACACCGCCATTCGCCGCTGGGAGCATGTCGTCGGGTTGTGGCAACTCGTCCCGATTCGCAAGGCCGTTTAG
- a CDS encoding aminotransferase class V-fold PLP-dependent enzyme yields the protein MLTDSSRAADFPSLHGIHYLNTAAESIPPLCVNEAVAEYMQHKSLGMRGRDFHFPRVEECREITANHLGLATDEVSFCSCSSEAYNLLANALQLTPKDEVVVTDLDFPAGATPWLTAPEASRPVTRLWKNSNGALNLVDLASLLNERTALVQVSLVSFYNGHRIAFPRLRDMIRLLAPQALIAVDVTQALGRVALDCQDADILISSTHKWTLGIHGGGIIGIPKKSAARLTTSAGGWYHIANAFDADRFESARIKPGALSFSVGMPSFAALYALNASLRYLDAIGVASIAAHADPLVARVHAGLKELGITTLCAAQPDCSSGIVAFRHENTAAINDALLAQNIHVMHQVGRIRIAVHGYNTAEDIEKLLATLRCAL from the coding sequence ATGCTCACCGACTCCTCCCGCGCCGCCGACTTTCCCAGCCTCCACGGCATCCACTACCTCAACACCGCCGCCGAAAGCATCCCGCCGCTCTGTGTGAATGAAGCGGTGGCCGAATACATGCAGCACAAATCGCTGGGCATGCGCGGGCGCGACTTTCATTTCCCACGCGTCGAGGAATGCCGCGAGATCACCGCCAATCATCTCGGACTCGCCACGGACGAGGTTTCCTTCTGCTCGTGCAGTTCCGAAGCCTACAACCTGCTCGCCAACGCCCTGCAACTCACGCCAAAGGACGAAGTCGTCGTCACCGATCTCGATTTCCCCGCCGGTGCCACGCCCTGGCTTACCGCGCCGGAAGCTTCGCGACCTGTCACCAGGCTGTGGAAGAATAGCAATGGCGCCCTCAACCTCGTTGACCTCGCATCCTTGCTCAACGAACGCACCGCGCTGGTGCAGGTCAGCCTCGTGAGCTTCTACAACGGCCACCGCATCGCGTTTCCCCGCCTTCGCGACATGATTCGTCTGCTCGCACCGCAGGCGCTCATCGCCGTCGATGTCACGCAGGCGCTCGGACGTGTCGCGCTCGACTGCCAGGACGCGGACATCCTCATCTCCAGCACGCACAAGTGGACGCTCGGCATTCACGGTGGCGGCATCATCGGCATTCCGAAAAAATCCGCCGCACGTCTCACCACCAGCGCCGGCGGCTGGTATCACATCGCAAATGCCTTCGATGCCGACCGCTTTGAAAGCGCCCGCATCAAGCCCGGCGCGCTCAGTTTCTCCGTCGGCATGCCCAGCTTCGCTGCTCTCTACGCCTTGAATGCCTCGCTGCGCTATCTCGATGCCATTGGCGTCGCCAGCATCGCCGCGCATGCCGATCCTCTCGTCGCGCGCGTGCATGCAGGTTTGAAGGAGCTGGGCATCACGACGTTGTGTGCCGCGCAGCCCGACTGCTCCAGTGGCATCGTTGCCTTTCGCCACGAAAACACAGCGGCGATCAACGATGCCCTGCTCGCCCAGAACATCCACGTCATGCACCAGGTCGGCCGCATCCGCATCGCCGTCCACGGCTACAACACGGCAGAGGACATCGAGAAGCTGCTGGCAACGCTGCGTTGCGCGCTCTAA
- a CDS encoding alpha/beta hydrolase gives MRLILPLLLAFSLPALAQKGDKKKPTIKLTDAEVTTKEIVYKTTPQGELKLHVFSPAGEVQIAALRPCIVFFFGGGWKSGSYLQFVPQAEYLASRGIIAISADYRIASIHKTTPDKCVEDAKSAIRWVRGHSTELGIDPDKVIAAGGSAGGHLAACTALVTAYDAESDDKSISAKPNAMVLFNPALNIATLFKQRETGDSPITLDIAEAITPNNFVSKDTPPAILFFGTADKLKVGGDEYVKKATELGLRAEMWSAADMPHGFFNKEPWMQVTAKKMDEFLASLGYLGGEPLIKVPDGAPELKREN, from the coding sequence ATGCGCCTGATCCTGCCACTCCTCCTCGCCTTCTCACTGCCCGCTTTGGCCCAAAAGGGCGACAAGAAGAAGCCCACGATCAAACTGACCGATGCCGAGGTCACGACGAAGGAGATCGTCTATAAAACCACGCCGCAGGGCGAACTGAAGCTGCACGTCTTCTCTCCAGCGGGCGAAGTTCAAATTGCGGCCCTGCGCCCATGCATCGTGTTCTTCTTCGGTGGTGGTTGGAAGAGCGGTTCTTACCTGCAATTCGTCCCGCAGGCCGAATACCTCGCCAGCCGAGGCATCATTGCCATCAGTGCCGATTACCGCATCGCCAGCATCCACAAAACGACACCGGACAAATGTGTCGAAGACGCTAAGAGCGCGATCCGCTGGGTGCGTGGCCACTCCACCGAACTGGGCATTGATCCTGACAAAGTCATTGCCGCTGGAGGTTCCGCCGGCGGCCATCTCGCCGCCTGCACGGCGCTCGTCACGGCCTACGACGCTGAATCCGACGACAAATCCATCTCCGCCAAACCGAACGCGATGGTGCTCTTTAATCCCGCGTTGAACATCGCCACGCTGTTCAAGCAACGCGAAACGGGCGACAGCCCGATCACGCTCGACATCGCCGAGGCCATCACGCCGAACAACTTTGTCAGCAAAGACACGCCTCCGGCCATTCTGTTCTTCGGCACCGCCGACAAACTTAAGGTTGGCGGCGATGAATATGTGAAAAAAGCCACCGAGCTCGGCCTGCGGGCCGAGATGTGGTCCGCCGCCGACATGCCGCATGGCTTTTTCAACAAGGAGCCGTGGATGCAAGTCACGGCAAAGAAGATGGACGAGTTCCTTGCTTCGCTCGGCTACCTTGGCGGCGAACCGCTCATCAAGGTGCCAGACGGTGCGCCTGAACTGAAGCGAGAGAACTGA